In Petrotoga sp. 9PW.55.5.1, the sequence TTTTCGACCATCATGCTAGTTATAACTATATCGATGGAAGTTTAGATATTATCGAAGATGCTGTTAAAAGATGTGGAATTAGAGCTAATTTATCCTATGAAATATCAGATAGACATGGTAAAGAAAAATCACAAGCTGCAATTAAAGAAAACGAAAGGTTCATAAGAAAAGTACAACGTATTAAAAACAGTCATTTAAAGGGTCTGATAGGATTACATGCTTCTTTTACATTAGAGGACGAAACACTTAAAACCGTTTCTGAATTATCCCAAGAATTGAACGTTCCTATTCACGTTCATGTTGCAGAAGGGATTCAAGATTACCAAGACAGTGTAAAAAGAGGGTACAACGGGGTAATAGATAGATTAAATAGATTTAATATCTTAAATCCTGGATCTTTGCTCGTTCATGGGGTTCACATACAAAAAGAAGAAATTGATGTCGTGAAAAGAAGCGGTTCATATTTAATTCATAACCCCGAATCAAATATGAACAACGCTGTGGGAGCCGCTCCCATTAAAAGCTTTATTGAAAACAATATCGTTACAGGTTTAGGAACAGATGCATATACACACGATATGTTTGAGAGTATAAAAACTGCAAATTTACTATATAAACATGAATCAAAAGATCCAAGAGTTGGATGGAACGAGGTTTACGATATGGCTTTTATTAATAATAAAAAGATAGCAAGCAGGTTTTTTGACAAAAAATTAGGCTCTATTGAAAAAGGATTACCTGCAGATTTAATAGTTATTGATTATTCTTCTCCAACACCAATTGAAAAAGAAAATGTCTTTGCCCATATTTTATTTGGAATGAATGGGTCTATGGTACAAACAGTTCTTGTTGATGGGAAAATACTTATGGACAATCGGGAGGTGACTTTTTTAGATTATGAACAATTACGAAGAAGAACTCAAATACAAGCAAGAGACTTCTGGCAAAGATTTTAAAGAATACTTTTCTCCCAGCAACATTCAAGATGCAGTAGAATTACTGAGTGAATATGGTTCAGATATTAGAATTATAGCAGGTGGAACAGATATTCTTGTAGAATATTTTGATAAGTTGTACGAAATTGAAAGATGGCTTGACCTTAAAAATATTGAACAGATGAAAAAAATAGAAGTAAAGAATGACGTTATAGAAATTGGCTCACTTGTTACACATGCTCAAATTGAGAAATCTGAAACAATTAGAGAATACCTACCTGTTTTAAAGGCAGCTGCTTGGGATGTAGGTTCACCCCAAATCAGAAATCGTGGAACTATTGGCGGCAATATCTGCACTTCTTCTCCTGCAGGAGATTTATTGGCTCCACTTATTGCTTATGATGCTATTTTTAGATTAGTTTCTAAAAACAATACAAGAGACATATCTGCTGAAGATTTTTTCGTTGGCCCAAAAAGAAACATTCTTCAAAATGATGAGATA encodes:
- the ssnA gene encoding putative aminohydrolase SsnA, with the protein product MLLLTNAKILTFDENMTIIEDGAIFIENGTIKDIGNTEELEMKYPDAIFKNVKNNIVMPGLINTHTHLYSTFARGMGLKDKPPSNFVEILKKLWWRLDNTLNEKDIYYSALFAICECIRNGVTTIFDHHASYNYIDGSLDIIEDAVKRCGIRANLSYEISDRHGKEKSQAAIKENERFIRKVQRIKNSHLKGLIGLHASFTLEDETLKTVSELSQELNVPIHVHVAEGIQDYQDSVKRGYNGVIDRLNRFNILNPGSLLVHGVHIQKEEIDVVKRSGSYLIHNPESNMNNAVGAAPIKSFIENNIVTGLGTDAYTHDMFESIKTANLLYKHESKDPRVGWNEVYDMAFINNKKIASRFFDKKLGSIEKGLPADLIVIDYSSPTPIEKENVFAHILFGMNGSMVQTVLVDGKILMDNREVTFLDYEQLRRRTQIQARDFWQRF
- a CDS encoding xanthine dehydrogenase family protein subunit M; translated protein: MNNYEEELKYKQETSGKDFKEYFSPSNIQDAVELLSEYGSDIRIIAGGTDILVEYFDKLYEIERWLDLKNIEQMKKIEVKNDVIEIGSLVTHAQIEKSETIREYLPVLKAAAWDVGSPQIRNRGTIGGNICTSSPAGDLLAPLIAYDAIFRLVSKNNTRDISAEDFFVGPKRNILQNDEILYKIIIPIPKKNTYGKWIKVGKRKALIISSITLAFVISFDKDNRIEKVRCCLGSVAPTPVSIKQIEEIMLNKKLSDIEYENIGRIVSESISPIDDIRGTKEYRREVAKRITINALEEIERMVRVG